In a single window of the Anaerocolumna cellulosilytica genome:
- a CDS encoding GlsB/YeaQ/YmgE family stress response membrane protein, with translation MPEISNIIIWVILGGISGWIASKITGKDSQMGAGMNILVGVIGAFIGGWVAGIFGWGPATGLNIWSFIVSIVGAVILLWIISLFKQKS, from the coding sequence ATGCCAGAAATCAGCAATATAATCATTTGGGTAATACTTGGAGGTATATCCGGTTGGATAGCTAGTAAAATTACAGGAAAGGACAGTCAGATGGGGGCTGGAATGAACATCTTAGTTGGTGTGATTGGTGCCTTTATCGGCGGCTGGGTAGCCGGAATTTTTGGATGGGGTCCTGCAACAGGATTAAATATCTGGAGCTTTATTGTGTCCATTGTTGGTGCAGTTATATTATTATGGATTATAAGTTTGTTCAAGCAGAAAAGTTGA
- a CDS encoding carbohydrate ABC transporter permease, with product MKKTKSSRIIIVLFLLIPVIQLLVFSYIPILSNIYLSFTNYKGVGIPKWIGLKNYERLFTDPQYIMVFKNCLWYMLVAIPQLVFAFVLAIFVNGKFRGLNLFKGVLIIPYLLNGVIVSTIFIIFFNNSGTLNLLLETVGLGQFKQQWLQNLKLVNPSIASISIWRYYGMNFIMFFGALQTIPGDLFEAAAVDGCTKWQEIKYISIPSIRKVLFINILLSVSGSIQVFEIPYIMMNGANGTVTPVIQIQQSAFSENRVGFAAALSILVFVIVVIAVGLQSIFNKKGES from the coding sequence GTGAAAAAGACAAAAAGCAGCAGAATAATCATTGTTTTGTTTTTATTAATACCAGTTATTCAACTACTAGTATTCTCCTATATCCCAATACTCAGTAACATTTATTTAAGCTTCACCAATTACAAAGGCGTTGGGATTCCAAAATGGATTGGTCTTAAAAACTATGAAAGACTTTTTACAGATCCCCAGTACATAATGGTATTTAAAAATTGCCTTTGGTATATGCTTGTAGCCATACCCCAATTAGTATTTGCTTTTGTCCTGGCTATTTTCGTAAATGGAAAGTTCAGGGGATTAAATCTTTTTAAAGGAGTTTTAATTATTCCTTACTTACTGAACGGGGTAATCGTTTCAACCATATTTATTATATTTTTTAACAATTCCGGTACGCTGAATCTACTATTAGAAACGGTTGGATTGGGGCAATTTAAGCAGCAATGGCTGCAAAATTTAAAGCTTGTAAACCCTTCAATAGCATCCATCAGCATATGGCGTTATTACGGAATGAACTTTATTATGTTTTTTGGTGCACTACAAACTATACCGGGGGATTTATTTGAAGCTGCTGCCGTTGATGGCTGCACCAAGTGGCAGGAAATCAAATACATATCTATTCCTTCAATAAGAAAAGTATTATTCATCAACATTTTATTAAGTGTCTCTGGTTCCATTCAGGTATTCGAAATTCCCTATATTATGATGAATGGTGCCAATGGAACTGTAACACCGGTTATTCAGATTCAGCAGAGTGCTTTTTCAGAAAATAGGGTTGGTTTTGCAGCAGCTTTATCTATTTTGGTATTTGTAATTGTTGTAATAGCCGTGGGTCTGCAAAGTATATTTAATAAGAAGGGAGAGAGTTAA
- a CDS encoding acetyl-CoA carboxylase carboxyltransferase subunit alpha: MSAELTAWERVKTARSVTRPTSLDFISAIFNKFMELHGDRVCRDDGAIIAGLATIDDSTVTVIGQQKGRTLKQNAKRNYGMPNPDGYRKALRLMKQAEKFNRPVICFIDTPGAYCGIEAEERGQGEAIARNLFEMSSLKVPVLSIVIGEGGSGGALALGVANEVWMLENATYSILSPEGFATILWKDSKRADEAAEVMKITASDLKELGMIERIIPENENLSVENIGEVSCTLRQDILEFINEYKKMSVDEITEQRYARFRNM; encoded by the coding sequence ATGTCAGCAGAATTAACAGCCTGGGAACGGGTAAAAACTGCAAGAAGCGTAACAAGACCTACCAGTCTTGATTTTATCAGTGCAATATTTAATAAATTTATGGAACTGCATGGAGACAGAGTATGCCGGGATGACGGAGCGATTATAGCGGGTCTTGCAACCATAGATGATAGTACGGTAACTGTAATCGGTCAGCAAAAAGGCCGTACTCTAAAGCAAAATGCCAAGAGAAATTATGGTATGCCTAATCCGGACGGATATAGGAAGGCATTGCGTCTCATGAAGCAGGCTGAAAAATTTAACCGCCCTGTTATCTGTTTCATTGATACACCTGGTGCCTATTGTGGAATAGAAGCAGAGGAAAGAGGGCAGGGAGAAGCTATAGCAAGGAATCTATTTGAAATGTCAAGTCTTAAAGTGCCGGTGCTTTCTATTGTAATAGGAGAGGGCGGCAGTGGAGGTGCATTAGCCTTAGGCGTGGCTAATGAGGTATGGATGCTTGAAAATGCCACCTATTCCATTCTATCACCAGAAGGTTTTGCAACGATTCTTTGGAAAGACAGCAAACGAGCTGACGAAGCAGCAGAAGTTATGAAAATTACCGCTTCTGATTTAAAGGAACTAGGTATGATTGAGCGTATTATTCCTGAAAATGAAAACTTAAGTGTAGAGAATATTGGAGAGGTGTCATGTACGCTGCGTCAGGACATTCTTGAATTTATTAATGAATACAAAAAGATGTCTGTAGATGAGATTACAGAACAAAGATATGCCAGGTTTCGAAATATGTAG
- a CDS encoding ABC transporter substrate-binding protein encodes MKLKKVLAIGLAAVMTFSLAGCGGQEKTNTDVTGSGNNTAATKGAESTGESDLSSLKGSTISVYTHGGNRVLGEEKKDKDGNTYRDESSAYLKHLAEKFTKETGINVTLNVVTNEEELRPLFQVQDDSVDIYTAPNWSLEEWAQYAEPYSTVADAQALYGDYALAMPNDGAQIFSIMPGRAYNQAVVYNEEVIKAAGYNEIPASLEEFNKMCEAIKANGVTPIAMHRIENWPLATVQDFASYVAGNANVFAEMLKTENPFSETAPFGKTVKMYTQWKANGYFEPEVYTDFGVAMDNVAYGKAGMMLFGSWVVPQIQGRVPEGKDPSIIKFAPAPDFGAGRYVLAAPADNWAISKFSKNKEAARAFIEYVSEDAQFIADSGFIANKKGIDPIVPALYSIIDEMVDSGACKVLLSAPTDENTLANQDVLTEAGLYADYKYVGLLFDALDTTKPDDWAAYNKQVDTQNKAYADYKDELGLEWVD; translated from the coding sequence ATGAAATTAAAAAAAGTATTAGCAATTGGTTTAGCTGCTGTTATGACTTTTTCTCTGGCAGGCTGCGGCGGCCAAGAAAAAACTAACACAGATGTTACAGGCTCAGGTAATAACACTGCTGCTACAAAGGGAGCAGAATCCACAGGAGAGAGTGATCTATCATCACTAAAAGGAAGTACCATAAGTGTCTATACACATGGTGGAAACCGAGTGCTTGGGGAAGAAAAGAAAGATAAGGATGGCAATACATACCGTGATGAATCATCAGCCTATCTAAAACATCTGGCTGAAAAGTTTACAAAAGAAACAGGTATTAATGTAACTCTAAATGTTGTCACCAATGAAGAGGAATTAAGACCTCTCTTTCAGGTTCAGGATGATTCTGTAGACATTTACACAGCACCTAACTGGAGTCTTGAGGAATGGGCACAATATGCAGAACCCTATTCCACAGTAGCAGATGCACAGGCGTTATATGGTGATTATGCACTGGCAATGCCAAATGACGGTGCACAAATATTTAGTATAATGCCTGGCCGGGCTTACAATCAGGCAGTTGTTTATAATGAAGAGGTAATAAAAGCAGCAGGCTATAATGAAATCCCTGCTTCGCTGGAGGAGTTTAATAAGATGTGTGAAGCGATTAAGGCAAACGGAGTAACACCTATAGCTATGCATCGTATTGAAAACTGGCCTTTAGCGACGGTTCAGGATTTTGCTTCTTACGTTGCAGGTAATGCCAATGTATTTGCTGAAATGCTAAAAACTGAAAATCCATTTTCTGAAACAGCACCGTTTGGTAAAACTGTTAAGATGTATACCCAGTGGAAAGCAAATGGTTATTTTGAACCAGAAGTTTATACTGATTTTGGTGTTGCAATGGATAATGTAGCTTATGGAAAAGCAGGAATGATGTTATTTGGTTCATGGGTTGTTCCACAGATACAGGGACGTGTTCCGGAAGGAAAAGACCCCTCCATTATTAAATTTGCACCGGCTCCTGATTTTGGTGCAGGCAGATATGTATTGGCTGCACCTGCTGATAACTGGGCAATAAGTAAGTTCTCAAAGAATAAGGAAGCTGCCAGAGCTTTTATAGAATATGTCTCTGAGGATGCACAGTTCATTGCCGACAGTGGCTTTATAGCCAACAAGAAGGGTATAGACCCTATTGTTCCTGCGTTATATTCTATTATTGATGAAATGGTGGATTCAGGGGCTTGTAAGGTATTATTATCCGCTCCCACAGATGAGAACACGTTAGCGAACCAAGATGTGTTAACGGAGGCCGGGTTATATGCTGATTACAAATATGTCGGACTGTTATTTGATGCACTTGACACAACCAAACCCGATGATTGGGCGGCATACAATAAACAAGTGGATACACAAAATAAAGCTTATGCTGATTATAAAGACGAACTAGGGCTTGAATGGGTAGATTAA
- a CDS encoding LacI family DNA-binding transcriptional regulator, whose amino-acid sequence MEKKVKMADIANELKVSIVTISKALSGQKGVSEEMRKKIVVLAEQMGYKQYAPDKNKADKSYNLGILVPGRYFGKYVSFYWQLYQEVATKAVQKQCFTMLEVISTEDEENSQIPLLVKEQKVDGIILMGQPEQSYLKNLIAESNIPLVCLDFFDQAAPCDAVISDGFYGTYMLTNHLFQEGHKEIAYVGTLMYSSSITDRYLGYYKAMMEHGRKVTEDCVFNDRDWETGDVEGYQMKFPDKMPTAFVCNSDLAAFVLIKALRLRGYRVPEDVSVVGFDNYLYPGICDVGITSYDVNVKEMADRSLELIIDRIGNKTVKYSVNVISGNPVYKDSVAKLNKPVPEGNGLHL is encoded by the coding sequence ATGGAGAAAAAAGTTAAAATGGCTGATATAGCCAATGAACTTAAAGTCAGTATTGTAACAATATCCAAGGCTTTGTCCGGGCAAAAAGGTGTCAGTGAAGAAATGCGTAAAAAGATAGTAGTCCTTGCAGAACAGATGGGCTATAAGCAGTACGCTCCTGACAAAAACAAAGCAGATAAAAGCTATAATCTTGGTATTTTGGTACCTGGCAGATATTTTGGTAAATATGTTTCCTTTTATTGGCAGTTATATCAGGAAGTTGCCACAAAAGCAGTACAGAAACAGTGTTTTACCATGTTAGAGGTAATCAGCACAGAAGATGAAGAAAACTCCCAGATTCCTCTGCTGGTAAAAGAGCAGAAGGTAGACGGTATCATCCTTATGGGACAGCCGGAACAGTCTTACTTAAAGAACTTAATAGCAGAAAGCAATATACCTTTGGTATGTCTTGATTTCTTTGATCAGGCAGCGCCCTGTGATGCGGTTATATCTGATGGATTCTATGGTACTTATATGCTGACCAATCACCTGTTTCAGGAAGGACATAAAGAGATTGCCTATGTGGGAACTCTAATGTACTCAAGTAGTATCACTGACAGATACTTGGGTTATTACAAGGCCATGATGGAGCACGGCAGGAAGGTGACGGAAGACTGTGTATTCAATGATAGAGACTGGGAGACAGGGGATGTGGAAGGATATCAAATGAAATTCCCAGATAAGATGCCTACTGCTTTTGTCTGCAACAGTGATCTTGCCGCCTTCGTATTAATAAAGGCATTACGGTTGAGAGGATACCGGGTGCCGGAGGATGTATCAGTAGTTGGCTTTGATAATTATTTATATCCGGGTATTTGTGATGTGGGTATCACAAGCTATGATGTCAATGTGAAAGAGATGGCTGACAGAAGTTTAGAACTTATTATAGATAGAATCGGTAACAAAACAGTAAAATACAGTGTTAATGTAATTTCAGGTAATCCGGTTTATAAAGATAGCGTAGCCAAACTTAATAAACCGGTACCGGAGGGAAATGGTTTACATCTGTAA
- a CDS encoding AraC family transcriptional regulator, giving the protein MDFKDSFIHSLQTGLSLARSISMEDYLPVSVKLPEEAEEYLPFLLGYGYIKTSFPYYYELAGLKAYCLIYTESGTGLYTIDNNSYSLSTGSLVFINCQQKHRIEIKQSPWQYRVYFMSGQPLPYLYKAITSEGNPVYSFKPVSSVPNKLLKLYGLLDSGNANYFLHSKFLLDILLETILEKKQAEEQSAHLPEYLIKIKQCFDENYNTKYSLDSLEETFHISKFQLCREFTAAYGVSPIHYLNTVRINAAKEALVYTDKRINEIGRSTGFDNTNHFIRLFKQKTGVTPLNYRKAEIRLQM; this is encoded by the coding sequence ATGGATTTTAAAGACAGTTTTATTCATTCTCTCCAGACAGGGCTTTCTCTGGCAAGGTCAATCTCCATGGAAGATTATCTTCCGGTTTCTGTAAAATTACCGGAAGAGGCAGAGGAATATCTGCCTTTTTTACTGGGCTATGGTTATATAAAAACCAGCTTTCCTTACTATTATGAACTTGCAGGTCTAAAAGCTTATTGTCTCATATATACAGAAAGCGGTACAGGTTTATACACCATCGACAATAACAGTTATTCTCTTTCCACCGGTTCCTTGGTCTTTATTAATTGTCAGCAAAAGCATCGAATTGAAATTAAGCAGTCTCCCTGGCAGTACCGGGTTTATTTTATGTCCGGACAGCCTCTGCCTTACCTGTACAAAGCCATCACATCAGAGGGAAACCCTGTTTATTCCTTTAAACCCGTCTCATCCGTACCCAACAAATTGCTGAAATTATATGGTTTACTGGACTCCGGGAATGCAAATTACTTTTTACACTCCAAATTTTTGCTGGATATTTTATTAGAGACTATCTTAGAAAAAAAACAGGCAGAGGAGCAAAGCGCCCACCTGCCGGAATATCTGATTAAGATAAAACAGTGCTTCGATGAAAATTACAACACTAAATATTCCCTGGATTCTCTGGAAGAGACCTTTCATATCAGCAAGTTCCAGCTATGCCGGGAATTCACTGCGGCTTACGGTGTATCTCCCATCCATTACCTAAACACGGTAAGAATTAATGCCGCTAAAGAAGCTTTGGTCTATACAGACAAAAGGATTAATGAAATCGGGAGATCCACCGGATTTGACAACACCAATCATTTCATCCGTCTGTTTAAACAAAAAACAGGTGTAACCCCTCTAAATTATCGAAAAGCTGAAATACGTTTACAGATGTAA
- a CDS encoding CsbD family protein: MEKKINNNLDSVEGRIKEFAGKLLDDEDLEFKGKIQSIKGDIAGKGEALKHKAQGKVNDFIDNSFIHKIREDSCKKD, from the coding sequence ATGGAGAAAAAAATAAATAATAACCTGGACAGTGTAGAAGGCAGGATTAAAGAATTTGCCGGCAAACTTTTGGATGATGAAGACCTAGAGTTTAAAGGAAAAATACAATCCATAAAAGGTGATATTGCCGGTAAAGGAGAAGCCTTAAAACATAAGGCACAAGGCAAAGTAAATGATTTTATAGATAACAGTTTTATTCATAAAATCAGAGAAGATTCCTGCAAAAAAGATTAG
- the accD gene encoding acetyl-CoA carboxylase, carboxyltransferase subunit beta: MLKEMFKKNDLTSAGRKQVHLGGKVKESLDEAQIPDGLFEKCDKCNEIVYSEDVVANYYICPNCGMYFRISPRTRLSMILDKESFQEWDKELPVSDPLNFPGYKQKLEHLKVVTNLDEAVITGEGKINDTSVAIGIMASNFLMGSMGEVVGEKLTRLVEKATKRKLPVIIFCCSGGARMQEGIISLMQMAKTAQALKRHDEAGLLYVSVLTDPTTGGVMASFAMLGDVILAEPGALIGFAGPRVIEQTIGQRLPEGFQKAEFLLEHGFVDKIVKRNKLKQTLSMLVKSC, from the coding sequence ATGTTAAAGGAAATGTTTAAAAAGAACGACTTAACCAGTGCTGGAAGAAAGCAGGTACACCTTGGCGGAAAAGTAAAAGAATCCCTAGATGAGGCTCAGATTCCGGACGGGTTATTCGAAAAATGTGATAAGTGTAATGAAATCGTATATAGTGAAGATGTGGTGGCTAATTATTACATCTGTCCAAACTGTGGTATGTATTTTAGAATCAGCCCCAGAACCAGATTAAGCATGATACTGGATAAAGAAAGTTTTCAGGAGTGGGATAAAGAACTACCGGTTAGTGATCCCTTAAATTTTCCCGGGTATAAGCAGAAACTAGAGCATTTAAAGGTAGTCACAAATCTGGATGAGGCAGTTATTACAGGAGAAGGTAAAATCAACGATACATCCGTAGCAATCGGAATTATGGCCTCTAACTTTCTTATGGGAAGTATGGGAGAGGTAGTTGGTGAAAAACTGACCAGATTGGTAGAAAAGGCAACGAAAAGAAAGCTTCCGGTTATTATTTTCTGTTGTTCAGGTGGGGCCAGAATGCAGGAAGGCATTATTTCTTTGATGCAGATGGCAAAGACGGCACAGGCTTTAAAGAGGCATGATGAAGCAGGTTTGCTATATGTATCTGTTTTAACTGACCCTACTACCGGTGGCGTTATGGCAAGTTTTGCTATGCTTGGGGATGTCATATTAGCAGAACCCGGAGCTTTGATTGGCTTTGCGGGTCCAAGAGTAATTGAACAGACCATAGGACAGCGTTTGCCGGAGGGTTTTCAAAAGGCGGAATTTTTATTAGAGCATGGGTTTGTTGATAAAATCGTAAAACGTAATAAGTTAAAGCAGACCTTATCTATGCTGGTAAAAAGCTGCTAG